The stretch of DNA AGATCAGACTTCAGAAAGGAACCCATCGGGTGTCCAACAATTTCATCGTACTGGAAGACTTGAATCGACTGCCCCTCGCCCAGCAAGGCATCGAGTTGGTGGAGCGCAAAGGCAAAGGGCATCCCGACTCGCTCTGTGATGCGATTGCTGAAGAAGTGTCGCTCGCCCTGTGTCGGGAGTATTCAGCCGCTTTCGGTCGCATTCTGCACTACAACGCCGATAAGGCGATGCTTGTTGCGGGCCGTTCTGAACCGAAGCTCGGCGGGGGCAGAATAGTCGAGCCAATGCGGCTCGTATTGGGCGACCGAGCGTCGAGCCGCTGCAACGGCAAGCAGATCGACGTGGTGGCAATTGCCGAAGCTGCCGTCCGTGACAGGCTACGCCAAAACCTTCGATTCGTGGATGCGGATCAGCACGTTGTCTTCCAGAACGAGTTGAAGGAGGGTTCGCCGGAACTGACCGACATCTTCGAGCGAGATGTCGTGGGTGCCAACGATACGTCCGCAGCAGTTGGTTACGCCCCGCTAACGGAGACCGAACGGCTGGTTTTGGAAGCGGAGCGTTGGGTGAACTCGCCCGCAATCCAGCGGCGTTTTCCCGAAGCTGGGGAAGATGTCAAAGTCATGGGAGTGCGGCAATGTCGTCATCTGAATCTGACGGTCGCTATCGCTTTCGTAGACCGCTTCATTGCCGACGCCCAAACCTATTTTGATCGCAAGGAAGAGATGCGGTTGGCACTCACGGAGCATCTTCTCGGCTGCTTGCAGACGCTCGACGATGTTTCGGTGCAATTGAACACGCTTGACGACCCGGCCCGTGGGGAAGGAGGCATGTATCTCACCGTCCTCGGCACATCTGCGGAAGGCGGCGATTGCGGCCAAGTAGGTAGAGGAAATCGAGTGAATGGGGTCATTCCACTGAACCGACCCATCAGCAACGAGGCAGCGGCAGGGAAGAACCCCGTAAGCCATGTGGGTAAGATTTACTCTTTGCTGACCCACTACATCGCCAATGAAGTCGTTCAGCGTGTCGAAGGAGTTGCCGAAGTCTACATTTGGCTGTGCAGCCAGATCGGAAAGCCGATCCAAGAGCCGATGATCGCTGCCTCGCAGGTCATTCTTCGCAACGGTGTCGGGCTAACGGATGTTGAGCGAGCCGTAAAAACGATCATCGAACAAGAGTTGGCGGGAATTCACGATTTCAGCCGTCGCATTGTCCGTGGCGAATTCTCGGTTTGGTAATCA from Planctopirus ephydatiae encodes:
- a CDS encoding methionine adenosyltransferase — protein: MSNNFIVLEDLNRLPLAQQGIELVERKGKGHPDSLCDAIAEEVSLALCREYSAAFGRILHYNADKAMLVAGRSEPKLGGGRIVEPMRLVLGDRASSRCNGKQIDVVAIAEAAVRDRLRQNLRFVDADQHVVFQNELKEGSPELTDIFERDVVGANDTSAAVGYAPLTETERLVLEAERWVNSPAIQRRFPEAGEDVKVMGVRQCRHLNLTVAIAFVDRFIADAQTYFDRKEEMRLALTEHLLGCLQTLDDVSVQLNTLDDPARGEGGMYLTVLGTSAEGGDCGQVGRGNRVNGVIPLNRPISNEAAAGKNPVSHVGKIYSLLTHYIANEVVQRVEGVAEVYIWLCSQIGKPIQEPMIAASQVILRNGVGLTDVERAVKTIIEQELAGIHDFSRRIVRGEFSVW